Proteins encoded together in one Clostridiales bacterium window:
- a CDS encoding NAD(P)H-dependent oxidoreductase has product MSKKLVAYFSASGNTKKIASKLASVEGADLYEILPEQPYTAEDLNWMNKNSRTSIEMRDKSSRPKIANRVDNMSQYDVVYVGFPIWWYVAPTIINTFLEEYDLNNKIIVPFATSGGSGMGNTNDGLKESCKGAILKEGRVFSRNVQDKELGEWAKNIINNI; this is encoded by the coding sequence ATGTCAAAAAAATTAGTTGCTTATTTTAGTGCAAGTGGGAACACAAAAAAGATAGCATCAAAACTTGCGTCCGTAGAAGGTGCAGATTTATACGAAATATTACCAGAACAACCATATACGGCAGAGGATTTAAATTGGATGAATAAAAATAGTCGTACAAGTATAGAAATGAGGGATAAAAGTTCTAGACCTAAAATAGCGAACAGAGTAGATAATATGTCTCAATATGATGTTGTATATGTAGGGTTTCCTATATGGTGGTATGTTGCCCCGACTATAATTAATACATTTCTAGAAGAATACGATTTGAATAATAAAATAATTGTACCATTTGCGACATCTGGAGGAAGTGGAATGGGAAATACTAACGATGGTTTAAAAGAGTCATGCAAAGGAGCTATATTAAAAGAAGGTAGAGTATTTAGTAGAAATGTACAAGATAAAGAATTAGGAGAATGGGCCAAAAATATAATAAACAATATATAA
- a CDS encoding peptidylprolyl isomerase, translating to MALCLLFLLYTGCSASAKDTVKIKSGNALKTSSVIQDEDYQFMKPKSGDVVANIKTNHGEIKVKLFKDIAPKAVQNFIGLANKGYYDGVTFHRVIKDFMIQGGDPTGTGSGGESIWNTTFEDEFSEKVHHYRGALSMANRGPNTNTSQFFIVQNSALEDGLVTYLRKMNFDENLLQKYINFGGTPHLDGKHTVFGQVYEGLDIVDEIANVKVSSYNNKPIEDVVILNICIENVQ from the coding sequence ATGGCGTTGTGTTTGTTATTTTTGCTTTACACAGGATGTTCTGCAAGTGCAAAAGACACAGTTAAAATAAAGTCAGGGAATGCTTTAAAAACAAGTAGTGTTATTCAAGATGAAGATTATCAGTTTATGAAGCCTAAATCGGGTGATGTAGTTGCAAATATAAAGACTAATCATGGAGAAATAAAAGTTAAATTGTTTAAAGATATAGCACCAAAAGCAGTGCAAAATTTTATAGGATTAGCTAATAAAGGATATTACGATGGAGTTACTTTTCATAGAGTAATAAAAGATTTTATGATACAAGGCGGAGATCCTACAGGTACAGGTAGTGGTGGAGAAAGTATATGGAATACTACATTTGAAGATGAATTTAGTGAAAAAGTTCATCATTATAGAGGAGCTTTGTCAATGGCAAATAGAGGACCAAATACAAATACAAGTCAGTTTTTTATAGTCCAAAATAGTGCATTAGAGGATGGACTTGTTACGTATTTAAGAAAAATGAATTTTGATGAAAATTTGTTGCAAAAATACATAAATTTTGGTGGCACTCCACATTTAGATGGTAAGCATACTGTTTTTGGCCAGGTTTATGAGGGATTAGATATTGTAGATGAAATAGCAAATGTAAAAGTTTCGTCATATAATAACAAGCCTATAGAAGACGTTGTTATATTAAATATCTGTATAGAGAATGTGCAGTAA
- the asnS gene encoding asparagine--tRNA ligase produces MEIKELYKKYTELEGKEIKVCGWVRTIRSSKVFGFIELNDGSFFKGVQIVFEEGVLSNFKEISKLRVGSSLVINGVLENTPNAKQPFEIKARAIEVEGESLEDYPLQKKRHSFEFLRTIAHLRPRTNTFSAVFRIRSIVAFAIHKFFQERGFVYVHTPIITGSDCEGAGEMFRVTTLDLNNLPKDDKDQVNYKEDFFGKETNLTVSGQLNVETYAHAFKSVYTFGPTFRAENSNTARHAAEFWMIEPEIAFANLDDDMKLAEDMLKYIINYCKENAKEEMEFFNNFVDKNLLERLENVVSSDFGKITYTEAIEILKKNKDKFDYPVEWGLDLQTEHERFLTEQIFKKPVFVTDYPKDIKAFYMRLNNDNKTVAAMDLLVPGVGEIIGGSQREERLDLLENRMDELGIKKEDYSWYLDLRKYGGTKHAGFGLGFERAIMYVTGMTNIRDVIPFPRTVNNAEF; encoded by the coding sequence ATGGAGATAAAGGAGTTATATAAAAAATATACTGAGTTAGAGGGAAAAGAAATAAAAGTATGCGGTTGGGTGAGAACTATACGAAGTTCTAAAGTTTTTGGATTTATAGAATTAAATGATGGAAGTTTTTTTAAGGGAGTTCAAATTGTGTTTGAAGAAGGTGTCTTAAGTAATTTTAAGGAGATTTCAAAGCTTAGGGTAGGTTCTTCATTGGTTATAAATGGGGTGTTAGAAAATACACCAAATGCAAAGCAACCATTTGAAATAAAAGCAAGAGCTATAGAAGTAGAAGGGGAATCATTGGAAGATTATCCATTGCAAAAAAAGAGACATTCGTTTGAATTTTTGAGGACTATAGCTCATTTGAGACCTAGAACAAATACATTTTCAGCTGTATTTAGAATTAGGTCAATAGTAGCTTTCGCCATACATAAATTTTTTCAAGAAAGAGGTTTTGTGTACGTTCACACACCTATAATAACAGGAAGCGATTGTGAAGGCGCAGGTGAAATGTTTAGAGTGACAACATTAGATTTAAACAATTTGCCTAAAGATGATAAAGACCAAGTAAATTATAAAGAAGATTTTTTTGGGAAAGAGACTAATCTTACAGTTAGTGGACAATTAAATGTTGAAACATATGCGCATGCATTTAAAAGTGTTTATACATTTGGTCCAACATTTAGGGCAGAAAATTCAAATACTGCAAGACACGCTGCAGAATTTTGGATGATAGAGCCTGAGATAGCATTTGCAAATTTAGATGATGATATGAAGTTAGCAGAGGACATGTTAAAATATATAATCAATTATTGCAAAGAAAATGCAAAAGAAGAGATGGAATTTTTCAATAATTTTGTAGACAAGAATTTATTAGAAAGATTGGAAAATGTGGTGAGTTCTGATTTTGGAAAGATTACTTATACAGAGGCTATAGAAATTTTAAAGAAAAATAAAGATAAATTTGATTATCCTGTGGAATGGGGATTGGATTTGCAAACAGAGCACGAGAGATTTTTAACAGAACAAATATTTAAAAAGCCTGTGTTTGTAACCGATTATCCAAAGGATATAAAAGCATTTTATATGAGATTAAACAATGATAATAAAACAGTTGCTGCAATGGATTTGTTGGTACCAGGTGTAGGAGAAATAATAGGTGGTAGCCAAAGAGAAGAAAGATTAGATTTATTAGAAAATAGAATGGATGAATTGGGTATAAAAAAGGAAGATTATAGTTGGTATTTAGATTTAAGAAAATATGGAGGAACTAAACACGCAGGTTTTGGATTAGGATTTGAAAGAGCTATAATGTATGTTACAGGCATGACTAATATAAGAGATGTTATTCCATTTCCTAGAACTGTAAATAATGCGGAGTTTTAG
- a CDS encoding VanZ family protein, translating to MLYCYLAVEVAADMGTMWDIIKYGGIRGVVYLKPFMIDELKSHILNVIMFMPLGFLLPLVWNNFRKILKVAIVGLLMSLAIEVSQLFCYRTTDINDLITNTLGTITGYMLWIIFHKIFKRSGQKAVIMHKLEPVIYIFVGMFGIFFLYKKN from the coding sequence ATGCTTTATTGTTACTTAGCAGTAGAGGTTGCAGCAGATATGGGAACTATGTGGGATATAATAAAGTATGGAGGGATTAGAGGAGTTGTATATCTAAAGCCTTTTATGATAGATGAATTAAAATCACATATTTTGAATGTAATAATGTTTATGCCACTAGGTTTTTTATTGCCGTTAGTATGGAATAATTTTAGAAAAATTTTAAAAGTTGCAATAGTGGGATTATTAATGTCGTTAGCAATTGAAGTAAGTCAACTGTTTTGTTATAGAACAACTGATATAAATGATTTGATTACAAATACATTGGGTACTATAACGGGGTATATGTTGTGGATAATATTTCATAAAATATTTAAAAGAAGTGGACAAAAGGCTGTTATTATGCATAAATTAGAACCTGTTATATATATTTTTGTAGGAATGTTTGGAATATTTTTTCTATATAAAAAAAATTAA